Proteins encoded within one genomic window of Triticum aestivum cultivar Chinese Spring chromosome 2D, IWGSC CS RefSeq v2.1, whole genome shotgun sequence:
- the LOC123049264 gene encoding protein transport protein sec31-like, which yields MRLILSQPRDQTSPINAPGAPLPQSPSGFSPCHSHCSPRNLDLARAEPPPHRFRCRSRRSSQTNNHEPPEFAQLTGDPPPSLCPVPTSSTHTTTPTGVTTPRRISPAASPTPETAVASVPPSPDGRAGVPCSSLMPLPRYCPKCEANYYDSLELNHQYQGMSTTRKSYVVGLRSTLNLLLVLMGLHTLMIGFICVI from the exons ATGAGGCTTATCCTCTCGCAACCCCGAGACCAGACCTCGCCTATAAACGCCCCAGGGGCCCCTCTGCCACAATCGCCATCCGGCTTCTCCCCATGCCACTCGCACTGCTCGCCCCGCAATTTGGATCTCGCCAGAGCCGAGCCGCCTCCCCATCGATTCCGATGCCG GTCGCGTCGGAGCAGCCAAACCAACAACCACGAGCCACCGGAGTTCGCGCAGCTCACCGGAGATCCGCCGCCTTCGCTCTGCCCCGTCCCGACGTCCTCGACGCACACCACCACCCCCACTGGGGTGACCACGCCGCGTCGCATCTCCCCGGCTGCTTCCCCGACGCCGGAGACCGCCGTAGCCTCCGTCCCTCCATCACCAGACGGTCGAGCAGGCGTCCCCTGCTCGTCGCTGATGCCGCTGCCCCGCT ATTGTCCGAAGTGCGAAGCAAATTATTATGATTCTCTAGAGTTGAACCACCAGTACCAAG gaatgtCTACGACGAGgaagagttacgttgtagggttacggtctacactcaacttgctgttggtgttgatgggactTCACACCCTTATGATTGGTTTCATCTGTGTTATATGA